The Bacteroidota bacterium DNA window ATTCGCTTTCCCAAATCCCGAACTCGGTGAATTTTATATTTCATCAAAAACAGGGTGTAAACTGCCACTGGGAACCTTTTTGCGATTTGCACGATAAACAATTGATCATCATGAAAGCCTTATTTAACAGTAAGTTTTTGCAGCATAATCCCGACAGTGACGGTGAAGGTCCTTACCGGATAGAAGAATTTCAGGGGCAGACAGAAGAAGTCGAAGTAAATGGTGAAGAATACATCACACTGGTTCATCCGGAATCCTACAGAAAAAAAATTTATGAGGCATGTAACGATAATAGCATATTGGCAGAAGTGTGGCTGTCGCCCGGAAGCTATGATGCAGCATGTGTGGCCGTCGGTTTGACGGTGCTTGCCTCGCAGCAAAACGATTTCGCAGTCGTCAGGCCACCGGGGCACCATGCCGGTACAAACAGAGAAGCGGGATTTTGCCTTTTTAATAATATTGCCATTGCCACACAAAAACTGGTCAGCGAGGGTAAAAAAGTCTTTATCCTCGATATTGATGGTCACCATGGCAATGGAACACAATCCATTTTCTACAATAGCAATAAGGTCTTTTTCTTTTCAGTACACCAGATTTATGCCTTTCCCTTCAGCGGATTCATGGACGAAACCGGCGAAGGCGAAGGAGAGGGCTTTACCATGAATGTGCCTTTATTCGCCGGCAGCGGCGATATGGAATTTCTTGCCGCCGTCGACATGGCTATAAAAAAGGCAGAAAAGTTCTGCCCAGATGTCGTAGCTGTATCAGCGGGCTTTGATGGTTATTCAAAAGACAGGATACTGGGACTGAATTATTCGCTGAATGCCTTTTATGAATGTGGATACAGGGTGGGAAAATCTTTTAAAAATGTTTTTGCCGTCCTTGAAGGAGGGTATCACTATGATATAAAGAAATGCATCGACCTGTTCATGGAAGGAATAAACAAATCGTTGTGAGTTCAACCATAACGGATCAGCTTATTTTCAGCACCTTGGCTCCCCTGATCTTCCGGTTTTTTAGCTCAATAAGGGCTTCATTTGCCTCATCCAATGGATATACCTGCACCTCAGGATGAATAGCCATTTCTGCTGCCAGTTGAAGAAACTCCCTGACATCGGAACGGGTCACATTAGCCACACTTTTAATCTCCTTTTCCATCCACAGGTGCACAGGATAATCCAGGTTCAGGAGGGATTCCTTGTCATGATTTTCTTTCCGTATGGCGTTGATCACCAATCTTCCGCCGGGCTGGAGATACTGCAATGCCCTGACAACAGGTTGCCACACAGGTGTGGTGTCGATGATGGTATGCATCAGTTCGGGGGGAGTATCCGTAATATCTCCCGCCCAAGCAGCTCCCAGAGACCTGGCAAAAGCTGTTTCTTCTTTGTTGCGTGCAAAGACATAGATTTTCACATCAGGGAATTTATGTCGGACCATTTTAAGCACCAGGTGGCCGGAGGCGCCGAAGCCTGTCAGACCGAGGTTCTGTCCGTTTGCCAGGTTGCTTAGCTTCAGAGATCTGTAGCCAACCGCTCCTGCACATAAAAGTGGCGCTGCCTCTACGTCGGAAAAACCTTCAGGAATGGCATGAGCATAATTTTCATTCACAACCATATACTCTGCATAACCGCCATTTGCATCGCGGCCTGTGGCGCGGAAGTCAGCGCACAGGTTTTCCCTCCCGCCAATGCAATATTGGCAATGTCCGCAGGAAGAATAAATCCAGGCCACACCTACCCTGTCGCCAGTTGAAAATAATCGTGCCTGTTTACCAGCTTCCACAACATGGCCGATGACCTGATGACCAGGTATGACAGGGTAATATGGTGGCGGTGTACGGCCTTCAATTTCGTCAAGCTCCGTATGGCACACACCACAGGCAGCGACCTTAATAAGAATTTCATAATCCTTGGGTACAGGCTGAGGCACCTCGGCAATAATGAGCGGCTTCTCATTCTGTTTCAAATCATATAGATCGGTCAACAGCATGGCTTTCATTGGCTCGAAATTTTAAGTACACCTCAGATTGAATATTGAGTCCACTCCGAAAATAATCATTTTGGACTAAAGTCCGGTAACCAACTGGTTATCAATTACCCCGGCCTTAAGGCCGGGGTAAGGCAAATTGATGGTATATAGGGCTTTAGCCCAATATTGATTTTCAATAACCACCTTTCGGAGTGGACCCGATGTTCAAATTTCGGAAAAATTATAACAAGGGCTAAATCTACTCCCGAATCTTTTTTCTCAAATATTTGCCTTACAGGAATATATAGACTATCTTTAGCCGAAGATTTACAGACTCAATATTGCATCCCAATCTAATAATGGTGAAAAATTGAAAGTGTCAAATTCTTACTGGTACGTTATATATTTATACAATTGATCAAATTATAATACTTTAAAATATGCGAATTTTAATATATATATTGTTTTTCTCCTTTTTATTTGTTTATCAGATTCCCAATTGTCTATCACAAAGATGGGAAACCATATTTGGTGAGCCTGGTAAAAATGAATCTATCGGTGATATATTAGAATATTATGATAAGGGGTACTTGATAAGTGGAAATCATGAACTTCCATCCAATAATGAATATGAAGCCTGGCTTATAAAAACTGATATTAATGGAAATAAATTATGGGAAAAATTTCTATACTGGGAAAATTCTGGAATTGTAATGGGAAGGGCTACAACGGATAATAATGGCGAAGTCGTTATTGCAAGTTGTGTATGGCTCAATAATGAAGAATGCCGGCCATATATTATAAAAATTGATTCATGTGGTGATAAACAATGGTGTAAAATATTTACTGATAATGAGTATACTTATGGTTGGTTTTCAGACGTTCTAATACTTGATAATGGTGATATATTAGCTTTGGCATATTTAGACTCTGATGATGAAATTGAACTGGTATTTCTATTTT harbors:
- a CDS encoding histone deacetylase, yielding MKALFNSKFLQHNPDSDGEGPYRIEEFQGQTEEVEVNGEEYITLVHPESYRKKIYEACNDNSILAEVWLSPGSYDAACVAVGLTVLASQQNDFAVVRPPGHHAGTNREAGFCLFNNIAIATQKLVSEGKKVFILDIDGHHGNGTQSIFYNSNKVFFFSVHQIYAFPFSGFMDETGEGEGEGFTMNVPLFAGSGDMEFLAAVDMAIKKAEKFCPDVVAVSAGFDGYSKDRILGLNYSLNAFYECGYRVGKSFKNVFAVLEGGYHYDIKKCIDLFMEGINKSL
- a CDS encoding zinc-dependent alcohol dehydrogenase family protein; its protein translation is MKAMLLTDLYDLKQNEKPLIIAEVPQPVPKDYEILIKVAACGVCHTELDEIEGRTPPPYYPVIPGHQVIGHVVEAGKQARLFSTGDRVGVAWIYSSCGHCQYCIGGRENLCADFRATGRDANGGYAEYMVVNENYAHAIPEGFSDVEAAPLLCAGAVGYRSLKLSNLANGQNLGLTGFGASGHLVLKMVRHKFPDVKIYVFARNKEETAFARSLGAAWAGDITDTPPELMHTIIDTTPVWQPVVRALQYLQPGGRLVINAIRKENHDKESLLNLDYPVHLWMEKEIKSVANVTRSDVREFLQLAAEMAIHPEVQVYPLDEANEALIELKNRKIRGAKVLKIS